A genomic window from Pseudomonadales bacterium includes:
- a CDS encoding DUF4124 domain-containing protein — translation MPRLRTQRQKAHHQIRQALWYLLVSACLSTPLLSVHAAAVYRSVDAGGVVTFSDVQTPGAVPVQVIAAVPSAALSREEVLAEQQRIIDQQLAVADSLEASRLAREATRARRQEAAAADRAVAVPVAAEPEIRYVSSHGSYHSRGYPGCFPGHPAHPAQPIAPPPPATPVSFPVRFPYSDR, via the coding sequence GTGCCGAGATTAAGAACGCAGAGACAGAAAGCCCATCATCAGATCCGACAGGCCCTGTGGTATCTGCTTGTGTCGGCCTGCCTGTCAACACCTTTGCTTTCTGTCCACGCGGCAGCCGTGTATCGCAGTGTGGATGCCGGCGGGGTGGTGACCTTCTCCGATGTGCAAACTCCCGGTGCGGTTCCGGTGCAGGTCATTGCTGCCGTACCTTCCGCCGCGTTGTCCAGGGAAGAAGTGCTCGCGGAACAGCAGCGCATCATCGATCAGCAGCTCGCCGTCGCTGACTCGCTCGAGGCGTCGCGACTGGCCCGGGAGGCCACCCGCGCGCGGCGTCAGGAAGCCGCTGCCGCGGACCGGGCTGTGGCGGTACCGGTGGCTGCCGAACCGGAAATACGCTATGTGAGCAGTCACGGCAGTTACCACAGCCGCGGCTACCCCGGCTGTTTTCCCGGCCATCCGGCACATCCAGCACAGCCGATCGCTCCACCACCGCCTGCAACACCTGTGAGCTTTCCCGTTCGATTTCCCTACAGCGACCGTTAG
- a CDS encoding YfcE family phosphodiesterase yields the protein MALTIGLISDTHIPECRPALWPQVFEAFAGVDMIFHAGDIHELHVLDELERIAPIYAARGNGEDGSGGRPVQPEDPRVRYAWLLELEGLWVGLTHYVPVPERPPNFTLERWIDRYFPERRPDVIVSGDTHREQIAEVQGIFCVNPGSPTYPHNYDTQYGTIGFLRLDAGAASADIHLITEQGIEAYDWDAVPPWKARALAGR from the coding sequence ATGGCGCTCACCATCGGACTCATTTCCGACACCCATATTCCCGAGTGTCGACCCGCTCTCTGGCCCCAGGTGTTCGAGGCCTTTGCCGGGGTGGACATGATCTTTCACGCGGGCGATATCCACGAACTCCATGTGCTGGATGAACTCGAACGCATTGCGCCGATCTATGCGGCGCGGGGCAACGGCGAAGACGGCTCCGGCGGCAGACCCGTGCAGCCGGAGGACCCGCGCGTGCGCTATGCCTGGCTGCTGGAGCTCGAAGGACTCTGGGTCGGTCTCACCCACTATGTGCCGGTGCCGGAGCGGCCGCCGAATTTCACCCTCGAGCGCTGGATCGATCGCTACTTTCCCGAGCGTCGACCGGATGTGATCGTCTCAGGAGATACCCATCGTGAGCAGATCGCCGAAGTGCAGGGGATCTTCTGTGTGAATCCCGGCTCACCGACTTATCCGCACAACTACGATACCCAGTACGGCACCATCGGTTTTCTGCGGCTGGATGCGGGTGCGGCCAGCGCCGACATTCACCTCATCACAGAGCAGGGTATCGAGGCCTATGACTGGGATGCGGTGCCGCCCTGGAAGGCGCGCGCACTCGCAGGGCGCTAA